From Nymphalis io chromosome 12, ilAglIoxx1.1, whole genome shotgun sequence, a single genomic window includes:
- the LOC126772431 gene encoding uncharacterized protein LOC126772431, translated as MQKLWIFVVLAILSNEALAMSHRQKRQNEGNEEDLEDRYGWNRPNFPRFPQRPWRPNPFPTQRPVSDPGQGQTTTTTAAPPTPNGNTANDANVQACIRTCPVTTEYNPVCGTNSVTYDNPGRLSCAQACGVNVSLLRSSRCPPTTPAP; from the exons atgcaAAAGTTATGGATCTTTGTAGTTCTAg cAATATTAAGCAATGAAGCTCTCGCCATGAGCCACAGACAAAAGAGACAAAATGAAGGAAATGAAGAGGATTTAGAAGACAGATATGGGTGGAATAGGCCGAATTTTCCTCGTTTTCCTCAGCGACCATGGAGACCTAACCCGTTCCCAACACAACGACCGGTATCTGACCCGGGGCAAGGCCAAACTacaacaacaacagcagcaCCACCGACCCCTAATGGAAATAC tgCTAACGATGCCAATGTACAAGCTTGCATCCGAACCTGCCCCGTGACAACGGAATACAATCCAGTGTGCGGCACCAATAGCGTTACCTATGACAACCCTGGTAGATTGAGTTGTGCCCAAGCTTGTGGAGTCA atgtaTCTTTGCTGAGATCATCGCGGTGTCCACCAACAACTCCAGCTCCCTAG